The Pyxicephalus adspersus chromosome 1, UCB_Pads_2.0, whole genome shotgun sequence sequence tcaattttaagggggaagccaactaacctaactgcatgtttttggtatgtggtgGAAAATCTGGGTACCTGGAGGacacccacacagacacgggaagaacctgcaaactccatgcagatagtgtcctggctgggatttaaaacccagctctgcaaaggccggagtgctaaccactgaaccaccatgactagctgtccctcaaaggagctcacaatctaatgtccctaccaaagttatatgtcagtaatacagtccaaggtcaattttgggggaagccaattaaccgaaatgcatgtttgtggaatgcaggaggaaacccacacaaacccaaagcactgcggtatatgtcagagctatataaatgtataataatagtgtgtgactgtggggggacattagataaTAGTGTACTGAGAAACATTTATAACCAAGTCCTGACAAGCAATGACTGTTGTCACTGTGTCACTCACCTTCTTTTACCACTAGTGGCTTCTCCTCCTGGCCAGCAGGGGGCACACACAGCTCATTGCCCTCAGGGAACTGGGTGCAGTTAAACATGTCAGGCCAAGGGAAGCCAAATGCAGCCATGACCGGTGTGCAGCCATCTCGGACCTCCTCACAGAGGGATCTGCAGGGGTGGACAGCTTCCTCCAGGTCACTAAGACAAACGGGGGCAAACAGGGAGCACAGAAATTTTTTGGTGTCAGCGTGGCACTGCTTGGTGAGAAGAGGCACCCAGGATCCGGCCTGCTGCAAAACCTCTTTCATAGTGTCATGGCCCAGCAGGTTGGGCAGACGCATTTCTCCGTAGCCCACGCCATGGCACAGGGTCATGCTGCTGGGGATGGGCTTGCAGCTGCTCTTGCGGGTGCTTAGCTGGGTGAGGATGAAGGGGAAGGCGCCAGCTGGGTAAAGTTGGACCATTACGCCCAAGAGGACCCCGATGCATTGGAGCAGCCACATGGTCATTTCTGGGGGGTTACAAGGCAAACAATTCACAATGGgctgaaagaaagaaacaaaagtcAGAAAAGCATTGACGGCGCTTTATAAAGCGGAGAAAActttggaaaaaacagaaaagccaCTACACTAACCCAATATGGGAAGGTAGAGGTGTGTGCCACTCTCATGGCtccatgcaaacatttttatattcaaagtCAAATAAGTGTTCTTAATAGAAGTTTTATTGTCCAATGAAATGTTTGGTGAAGGCAACTGGTTGTAAAATTGGTGCCAAACATTGAATTGAAGAATTTGGCCTTCTGAACAAAACCAGGGTTGAAAATGCTTTTGACtcataattattacacagtatttatatggcactgacatattatgtagcgctgtacaaagtccatagtcatgtcactagctgtccatcaaaagagctcacaatcttatatccctaccatggtcatatgtcatttaataCAGGACAAattttcgggggaagccaattaacctaacatgtttttggaatgtgggaggaaacccacacaaaatggggagatcatacaaactccatgcagttagtgtcctggccgagtgcctgggacccagtgctgcaaatgctggagtgctaaccactgagccaccatgctgcccggtGATCGGAGAAGGA is a genomic window containing:
- the LOC140323279 gene encoding secreted frizzled-related protein 2-like; amino-acid sequence: MTMWLLQCIGVLLGVMVQLYPAGAFPFILTQLSTRKSSCKPIPSSMTLCHGVGYGEMRLPNLLGHDTMKEVLQQAGSWVPLLTKQCHADTKKFLCSLFAPVCLSDLEEAVHPCRSLCEEVRDGCTPVMAAFGFPWPDMFNCTQFPEGNELCVPPAGQEEKPLVVKEELPCAACHSGGDTDKEFLQDFCSRDFALKISVRSVSPLDGEVMVVPEVRSRTIYKAKGWTEEELKKPVLWLTDGCLCPALQEPGVTALVMGHRVDDKLVISWVRKWQKTEKEMKRFSRTVRKLQC